In a genomic window of Tursiops truncatus isolate mTurTru1 chromosome 7, mTurTru1.mat.Y, whole genome shotgun sequence:
- the EPHA4 gene encoding ephrin type-A receptor 4 isoform X3 — protein MAGIFYFLLFSFLFGICDAVTGSRVYPANEVTLLDSRSVQGELGWIASPLEGGWEEVSIMDEKNTPIRTYQVCNVMEPSQNNWLRTDWITREGAQRVYIEIKFTLRDCNSLPGVMGTCKETFNLYYYESDNDKERFIRESQFAKIDTIAADESFTQVDIGDRIMKLNTEIRDVGPLSKKGFYLAFQDVGACIALVSVRVFYKKCPLTVRNLAQFPDTITGADTSSLVEVRGSCVNNSEEKDVPKMYCGADGEWLVPIGNCLCHAGHEERNGECQAYCSDSQSVFQLGSPRPFHVVCKVKTFILICHSPFPSPFLMNGVFQRLPDT, from the exons ATGGCTGggattttttatttcctcctcttttcgTTTCTGTTTGGGATTTGCGACGCTGTCACCGGTTCCAGGGTGTATCCCGCGAATGAAG TTACTTTACTGGATTCCAGATCTGTTCAGGGAGAACTTGGGTGGATAGCAAGCCCTCTGGAAGGAGGG TGGGAGGAAGTGAGTATTATGGATGAAAAAAATACGCCAATCCGAACCTACCAAGTGTGCAATGTGATGGAGCCCAGCCAGAATAATTGGCTGCGAACTGATTGGATCACCCGAGAAGGGGCTCAGAGGGTGTACATTGAGATCAAGTTCACCTTGAGGGACTGCAACAGTCTTCCGGGTGTCATGGGCACTTGCAAGGAGACGTTTAACCTGTACTACTATGAATCAGACAACGACAAGGAGCGTTTTATCCGAGAGAGCCAGTTTGCCAAAATTGACACCATCGCCGCCGACGAGAGCTTCACCCAAGTGGACATTGGCGACCGGATCATGAAGCTGAACACGGAAATCCGGGATGTAGGGCCATTGAGCAAAAAGGGGTTCTATCTGGCGTTTCAGGATGTGGGGGCCTGCATCGCCTTGGTTTCGGTCCGAGTGTTCTACAAGAAGTGTCCGCTCACCGTTCGCAATCTGGCTCAGTTTCCGGACACCATCACAGGGGCCGATACATCTTCCCTGGTGGAAGTTCGAGGCTCCTGTGTCAACAACTCAGAAGAGAAGGATGTGCCAAAAATGTACTGCGGGGCAGATGGTGAATGGCTGGTACCCATTGGCAACTGCCTATGCCATGCCGGGCATGAAGAGCGGAATGGAGAATGCCAAG CCTactgcagtgattctcaaagtgtgttccagCTGGGTTCCCCAAGACCCTTTCATGTGGTCTGCAAGGTCAAAACTTTCATACTGATATGTCATTCGCCTTTTCCCTCCCCTTTTCTCATgaatggagttttccagaggctacctGATACGTGA